The following coding sequences lie in one Moritella viscosa genomic window:
- the rpoB gene encoding DNA-directed RNA polymerase, beta-subunit, which produces MVYSNTEKKRIRKDFGKSAPVVAKPQMLAIQTSSFKKFLEMDHTGEYGLEAAFRSVFPIKSYSGTSELQYVSYRLGEPVFDVKECQIRGVTYSAPLRVKLRLVLYDRDAPAGTIKDIKEQEVYMGEIPLMTDTGTFVINGTERVIVSQLHRSPGVFFDHDKGKTHSSGKVLYNARVIPYRGSWLDFEFDPKDSLFVRIDRRRKLPSSIILRALEFTTEEILAIFFDTTRFEVKDGKLLMELMPDRLRGETAAFDIIANGEVYVENGRRVTARHIKKFEKDGVTEIEVPLEYIAGKVASKDYVNEETGEVIVAANAELTLESVAELSQAGIKVIDVLYTNDLDVGSYMSDTLRVDSTTNKLEALVEIYRMMRPGEPPTREAAEGLFQNLFFAEERYDLSTVGRMKFNRRIGREEDTGSGILNKADIVEVMKTLINIRNGKGEVDDIDHLGNRRIRSVGEMAENQFRVGLVRVERAVRERLSLGDLDAVMPQDLINAKPISAAIKEFFGSSQLSQFMDQNNPLSEVTHKRRISALGPGGLTRERAGFEVRDVHPTHYGRLCPIETPEGPNIGLINSLAVFARTNDYGFLETPFRKVINGKVTNDVQYLSAIEEGLYAVAQANATIDTNGVLQDEFIPCRHKGETTFMSSDQIQYMDVSPQQIISVAASLIPFLEHDDANRALMGANMQRQAVPTLNADKPLVGTGIERAVAIDSGVTVVAKRGGSIDYADASRIIVKVNEDELVPGEAGIDIYTLTKYTRSNQNTCINQRPTVLTGEAVVKGDVLADGPSTDLGELALGQNMRIAFMPWNGYNFEDSILVSERVVKEDRLTTIHIQELSSIARDTKLGSEEITADIPNVGESALSKLDESGIVYVGAEVKPGDILVGKVTPKGETQLTPEEKLLRAIFGEKASDVKDSSLRVPNSVYGTVIDVQVFTRDGVDKDKRAQDIEQMQLREAKKDLTEELSIFEESLFGRVKSLLLTAGKTEEQLNAVSRAQWLEIVLADEEQQTQLEGLAKQHDELRADFDSKFDIKRRKITQGDDLAPGVLKIVKVYLAVKRRIQPGDKMAGRHGNKGVISTIVPIEDMPHDKFGEPVDIVLNPLGVPSRMNIGQVLEVHLGLAARGIGSKIDNMIKEQQDLAKIREFMQKAYDIGDSHQKVDLSTYSDEQVRVLAHNLRKGLPMATPAFDGAAEAEIKEMLKLADLPESGQLELFDGRTGDLFERPVTVGYMYMLKLNHLVDDKMHARSTGSYSLVTQQPLGGKAQFGGQRFGEMEVWALEAYGAAYTLQEMLTVKSDDVNGRTKMYKNIVDGDHRMDPGMPESFNVLLKEIRSLGINIELDENKGKK; this is translated from the coding sequence ATGGTTTACTCTAATACCGAAAAAAAACGTATCCGTAAAGACTTTGGTAAAAGTGCACCAGTTGTGGCTAAACCGCAAATGTTGGCTATCCAAACTAGCTCTTTTAAAAAGTTTTTAGAAATGGATCACACAGGTGAATACGGCCTGGAAGCAGCATTCCGTAGCGTGTTCCCTATTAAAAGTTACTCTGGAACTTCAGAACTTCAATATGTATCGTACCGTCTAGGTGAACCAGTATTTGACGTTAAAGAATGTCAAATCCGTGGTGTTACTTATTCTGCACCGCTGCGTGTTAAATTACGTCTTGTATTATACGATCGTGATGCACCAGCTGGTACTATTAAAGATATCAAAGAACAAGAAGTCTACATGGGTGAAATCCCATTAATGACTGATACTGGTACTTTTGTTATCAATGGTACAGAGCGTGTTATCGTATCTCAGTTACACCGTAGTCCTGGTGTATTCTTCGATCACGACAAGGGTAAAACTCATTCATCAGGTAAAGTATTATATAACGCACGCGTTATTCCTTACCGTGGTTCATGGTTAGACTTTGAATTCGATCCGAAAGATAGTTTATTCGTTCGTATTGACCGTCGTCGTAAATTACCATCATCAATTATTCTTCGTGCACTAGAGTTCACGACGGAAGAAATCTTAGCAATCTTCTTTGATACTACACGTTTTGAAGTTAAAGATGGCAAGTTATTGATGGAACTAATGCCAGATCGTCTACGTGGCGAAACTGCGGCATTTGACATTATTGCTAACGGTGAAGTATACGTTGAAAATGGTCGTCGTGTTACAGCTCGTCATATCAAGAAATTTGAAAAAGACGGCGTAACAGAGATCGAAGTACCATTAGAGTATATCGCTGGTAAAGTTGCCTCTAAAGATTACGTTAATGAAGAAACAGGCGAAGTGATTGTTGCAGCGAATGCTGAACTAACACTAGAATCTGTTGCTGAATTGTCTCAAGCTGGTATCAAGGTAATTGATGTTCTTTATACGAACGACCTTGATGTAGGTAGTTATATGTCTGACACATTACGTGTTGACTCAACTACTAACAAACTTGAAGCGTTAGTTGAAATCTACCGCATGATGCGTCCTGGTGAACCACCAACGCGTGAAGCGGCTGAAGGTCTTTTCCAAAATCTATTCTTCGCAGAAGAACGTTATGATCTATCTACTGTAGGTCGTATGAAGTTCAACCGCCGTATTGGCCGCGAAGAAGATACTGGCTCAGGCATTCTGAATAAAGCAGATATTGTTGAAGTGATGAAAACTTTGATTAATATCCGTAACGGTAAAGGCGAAGTTGATGATATCGATCACCTTGGCAACCGTCGTATTCGTTCAGTTGGCGAAATGGCAGAAAACCAATTCCGTGTTGGTTTAGTTCGTGTAGAACGTGCTGTTCGTGAACGTCTAAGTCTTGGTGATCTTGATGCAGTAATGCCACAAGATTTAATCAATGCTAAGCCGATTTCAGCTGCGATTAAAGAGTTCTTTGGTTCATCACAACTGTCTCAGTTCATGGATCAAAATAACCCATTGTCAGAAGTGACGCACAAACGTCGTATTTCTGCATTAGGTCCTGGTGGTCTAACACGTGAACGTGCTGGTTTTGAGGTACGTGACGTACATCCAACTCACTACGGTCGTTTATGTCCGATTGAGACTCCAGAGGGACCAAACATTGGTCTAATTAACTCACTAGCTGTATTTGCCCGTACTAACGATTATGGTTTCTTAGAAACGCCATTCCGTAAAGTAATCAACGGTAAAGTCACTAATGACGTTCAATACCTTTCAGCTATCGAAGAAGGTCTGTATGCAGTAGCACAGGCTAACGCAACTATCGATACTAACGGTGTATTACAAGATGAATTTATTCCATGTCGTCACAAAGGTGAAACAACCTTTATGTCTTCGGATCAAATTCAGTATATGGACGTATCTCCACAGCAAATTATTTCTGTGGCGGCATCGCTAATTCCGTTCCTAGAACACGATGATGCTAACCGTGCATTGATGGGTGCGAACATGCAACGTCAAGCAGTACCAACACTAAATGCTGATAAGCCATTAGTGGGTACTGGTATCGAACGCGCGGTAGCAATCGATTCTGGTGTAACTGTTGTTGCAAAACGTGGCGGTTCAATCGACTATGCTGATGCAAGTCGTATCATCGTTAAAGTTAACGAAGATGAACTAGTACCTGGTGAAGCGGGTATTGATATCTACACGCTAACTAAGTACACACGTTCGAACCAAAACACATGTATTAACCAACGCCCAACAGTATTAACTGGTGAAGCTGTGGTTAAAGGTGATGTGCTTGCTGACGGTCCTTCAACAGACCTTGGTGAATTGGCTCTTGGCCAAAACATGCGTATCGCATTCATGCCTTGGAATGGTTACAACTTCGAGGATTCAATCCTTGTATCTGAACGTGTTGTAAAAGAAGATCGTCTAACGACTATCCACATTCAAGAATTATCATCGATTGCGCGTGATACTAAACTTGGTAGCGAAGAGATTACTGCGGACATCCCTAACGTGGGTGAAAGTGCATTATCTAAGCTAGATGAGTCTGGTATCGTTTACGTTGGTGCTGAAGTTAAGCCGGGTGATATCCTGGTAGGTAAAGTAACCCCTAAAGGTGAAACACAATTAACGCCTGAAGAAAAGCTTCTACGAGCTATCTTCGGTGAAAAAGCATCAGATGTGAAAGACAGTTCATTACGTGTACCTAACTCTGTTTACGGTACTGTAATTGACGTGCAAGTATTTACCCGTGATGGCGTAGATAAAGATAAACGTGCACAAGACATCGAACAGATGCAATTACGTGAAGCGAAAAAAGATTTAACTGAAGAATTATCTATCTTCGAAGAAAGCTTATTCGGTCGCGTTAAATCTCTATTACTTACTGCAGGTAAAACGGAAGAGCAACTTAATGCTGTTTCTCGCGCACAATGGTTAGAGATTGTTCTTGCTGATGAAGAACAACAGACTCAATTAGAAGGCTTAGCTAAGCAACATGATGAGCTAAGAGCTGACTTTGATTCTAAGTTTGATATCAAACGCCGTAAAATTACCCAAGGTGATGACTTAGCACCGGGTGTACTTAAGATTGTTAAAGTATACCTAGCTGTTAAACGTCGTATCCAACCGGGTGATAAGATGGCCGGTCGTCATGGTAACAAAGGTGTGATCTCAACAATCGTTCCTATTGAAGACATGCCACACGATAAGTTTGGTGAGCCAGTTGATATCGTACTGAACCCACTGGGTGTACCATCGCGTATGAACATCGGTCAGGTACTTGAAGTTCACTTGGGCCTTGCTGCTCGTGGTATCGGTAGTAAAATCGATAACATGATTAAAGAGCAACAAGATCTTGCTAAGATCCGTGAATTTATGCAAAAAGCATACGATATCGGTGATTCGCATCAGAAAGTTGATTTATCAACTTATTCTGATGAGCAAGTTCGTGTTCTTGCGCATAACTTACGTAAAGGTCTGCCAATGGCAACACCTGCGTTTGATGGTGCTGCAGAAGCTGAAATCAAAGAAATGCTTAAACTGGCTGATTTACCAGAATCTGGCCAATTAGAGTTATTCGATGGCCGTACTGGTGACCTATTCGAACGTCCAGTTACCGTTGGTTACATGTACATGCTGAAACTGAATCACTTGGTTGATGACAAGATGCATGCACGTTCTACCGGTTCTTACAGCCTAGTTACTCAGCAGCCGCTGGGTGGTAAAGCTCAGTTCGGTGGTCAGCGTTTCGGTGAGATGGAAGTATGGGCTCTGGAAGCATACGGTGCAGCATATACTCTACAAGAGATGCTAACTGTTAAGTCTGATGACGTGAATGGTCGTACTAAGATGTATAAAAACATCGTAGACGGCGATCATCGTATGGACCCAGGTATGCCTGAATCATTCAACGTATTGTTGAAAGAGATCCGCTCATTGGGTATCAACATCGAACTAGATGAAAACAAAGGTAAGAAATAA
- the rpoC gene encoding DNA-directed RNA polymerase beta' chain: MKDLLKFLKQQGKTEEFDGIKIGLASPEQIRSWSFGEVKKPETINYRTFKPERDGLFCARIFGPVKDYECLCGKYKRLKHRGVICEKCGVEVTQTKVRRDRMGHIELASPVAHIWFLKSLPSRIGLLLDMTLRDIERILYFESYVVIEPGMTSLERGMMLTEEQYLDNLEEWGDEFDAKMGAEAVLSLLQDLNLSQDIEEMREELETTNSETKRKKITKRLKLMEAFAVSGNKPEWMIMNVLPVLPPDLRPLVPLDGGRFATSDLNDLYRRVINRNNRLKRLLDLAAPDIIVRNEKRMLQESVDALLDNGRRGRAITGSNKRPLKSLADMIKGKQGRFRQNLLGKRVDYSGRSVITVGPTLRLHQCGLPKKMALELFKPFIYGKLESLGFATTIKAAKKMVEREGAEVWDILDGVIREHPVMLNRAPTLHRLGIQAFEPVLIEGKAIQLHPLVCSAYNADFDGDQMAVHVPLTIEAQLEARTLMMSTNNILSPANGEPVIVPSQDVVLGLYYMTRSGVAAKGEGMVLGSPEEAEKLYRSHLVELHARVKVRITEHLKDEDTGEVTVRTELKNTTVGRAILSLVAPKGLPYELIDPAKTLSAEEEAKLEANPANWILKVSNEALGKKQISKLLNDCYRLLGLKDTVVFADQLMYTGFHYAALSGASVGIDDMVIPDAKKTLIDEAEVEVTQIQEQFQSGLVTAGERYNKVIDIWARANEHISKAMMDNLSTETKVNSLGDTETQKSFNSIYMMADSGARGSAAQIRQLAGMRGLMAKPDGSIIETPITANFREGLNVLQYFISTHGARKGLADTALKTANSGYLTRRLVDVAQDLVINEIDCGTENGLIITPHIEGGDVVEPLRDRVLGRVVAEDVLKPGSDEVLLPRNTLLDEKLCDFLEEHSVDQMKVRSVITCDNDFGVCAACYGRDLARGVMVGQGEAVGVVAAQSIGEPGTQLTMRTFHIGGAASRASAENNIQVKNTGTIKFHNEKFVENADGKLVITSRSSEITIIDENGRTKESHKLPYGSVVEYKDGAAVESGSIIANWDPHTHPIITEVAGQIKFVDLIDSITVTKQTDDLTGLSSTVILDPAARVAAGKDLRPMVKLVDAAGNDLFIPGTEVIAQYFLPSNAIVNLEDGALVTIGEALARIPQESSKTRDITGGLPRVADLFEARQPKDAAILAEISGTISFGKETKGKRRLVITPTDGAEAYEEMIPKWRHLNVFEGEKVAKGEVIADGPESAHDILRLRGISHVANYIANEVQEVYRLQGVKINDKHIETIVRQMLRKANVISAGDSNFLPGEQAEVSRLKIANRQLEAEGKQPAVFQHMLMGITKASLATESFISAASFQETTRVLTDAAVHGKIDDLRGLKENVIVGRLIPAGTGFSYHQERAKKRAGKVEEVMQEITTDEAEQNLANLLNNL, translated from the coding sequence GTGAAAGACTTATTAAAGTTTCTAAAACAGCAAGGTAAGACCGAAGAGTTCGATGGTATCAAGATTGGTCTAGCTTCTCCGGAACAGATCCGTTCTTGGTCTTTTGGTGAAGTTAAAAAGCCAGAAACCATCAACTACCGTACCTTCAAACCTGAGCGTGACGGTTTATTCTGTGCGCGTATTTTCGGCCCAGTAAAAGATTACGAATGTCTTTGCGGAAAATATAAGCGTCTGAAGCACCGTGGTGTTATCTGTGAAAAATGTGGCGTAGAAGTAACGCAAACTAAAGTTCGTCGTGACCGTATGGGCCACATCGAATTAGCGTCTCCTGTTGCACACATTTGGTTCTTGAAATCATTACCATCTCGCATCGGTCTATTACTAGACATGACGCTACGTGATATCGAACGTATTCTTTACTTCGAATCATATGTTGTTATCGAACCTGGTATGACTTCGCTAGAGCGTGGCATGATGCTGACTGAAGAGCAGTATCTTGACAACCTAGAAGAATGGGGTGATGAATTTGATGCGAAGATGGGTGCAGAAGCTGTACTTTCTTTGTTACAAGATCTAAACCTAAGCCAAGACATTGAAGAAATGCGTGAAGAATTAGAGACTACAAACTCTGAAACTAAACGTAAGAAGATCACTAAACGTCTTAAACTAATGGAAGCATTCGCTGTATCTGGTAACAAACCAGAGTGGATGATCATGAACGTACTGCCGGTATTACCGCCAGATCTTCGTCCATTAGTTCCACTAGATGGTGGCCGTTTTGCGACTTCTGATCTAAATGACCTTTACCGTCGTGTGATCAACCGTAATAACCGTCTAAAACGCCTATTAGATCTAGCTGCACCAGATATCATCGTACGTAATGAAAAACGTATGTTACAAGAATCTGTTGATGCACTATTAGATAATGGTCGTCGTGGTCGTGCGATTACAGGTTCTAACAAACGTCCTCTTAAATCTCTTGCTGATATGATCAAGGGTAAACAAGGTCGTTTCCGTCAGAATCTACTTGGTAAACGTGTGGATTACTCTGGTCGTTCTGTAATTACAGTTGGACCAACGCTACGCTTACACCAATGTGGTCTACCTAAGAAAATGGCACTTGAGCTATTCAAGCCATTCATCTACGGTAAATTAGAATCACTTGGTTTTGCTACAACGATTAAAGCAGCTAAGAAAATGGTTGAACGCGAAGGCGCTGAAGTTTGGGATATCCTAGACGGCGTGATCCGCGAACATCCAGTAATGCTTAACCGTGCACCAACTCTTCATAGACTTGGTATTCAAGCATTCGAACCTGTTCTAATTGAAGGTAAAGCGATTCAGTTACACCCATTAGTATGTTCTGCATACAACGCCGATTTCGATGGCGATCAGATGGCTGTACACGTACCGTTAACAATTGAAGCTCAATTGGAAGCGCGTACACTGATGATGTCTACGAATAACATTCTTTCACCTGCGAATGGTGAACCGGTTATCGTACCTTCTCAAGACGTTGTATTAGGTCTTTACTACATGACTCGTTCTGGCGTTGCTGCTAAGGGTGAAGGCATGGTATTAGGTAGCCCTGAAGAAGCTGAAAAGCTTTATCGCAGCCACCTTGTTGAGCTACATGCACGTGTTAAAGTACGTATTACTGAACATCTTAAAGATGAAGACACTGGTGAAGTTACAGTTCGCACTGAACTGAAAAACACAACAGTTGGTCGTGCGATCCTTTCGTTAGTAGCACCTAAAGGTCTACCATATGAATTAATCGATCCGGCTAAAACTTTATCTGCTGAAGAAGAAGCGAAACTTGAAGCGAATCCAGCTAACTGGATCCTGAAAGTATCTAACGAAGCGTTAGGTAAAAAGCAGATCTCTAAGCTACTGAATGACTGTTACCGTCTATTAGGTCTGAAAGATACTGTTGTTTTCGCTGATCAACTAATGTACACCGGTTTCCATTACGCTGCACTTTCTGGTGCATCTGTTGGTATCGATGACATGGTTATTCCTGACGCGAAGAAAACGCTAATTGATGAAGCTGAAGTTGAAGTAACTCAAATTCAAGAGCAATTCCAATCAGGTCTTGTTACTGCGGGTGAGCGTTACAATAAAGTTATTGATATTTGGGCGCGTGCCAATGAGCATATCTCAAAAGCAATGATGGATAACTTGTCTACAGAAACTAAAGTTAACTCTTTAGGTGATACTGAGACACAGAAATCTTTCAACAGCATTTACATGATGGCCGATTCTGGTGCTCGTGGTAGTGCGGCACAGATTCGTCAGCTAGCTGGTATGCGTGGTCTGATGGCGAAACCGGATGGTTCAATTATTGAAACACCGATTACCGCTAACTTCCGTGAAGGTCTAAACGTACTTCAGTACTTCATCTCAACGCATGGTGCGCGTAAAGGTCTAGCCGATACAGCACTTAAAACAGCAAACTCGGGTTACCTAACTCGTCGTCTTGTTGACGTTGCACAAGATCTTGTAATTAACGAGATTGATTGTGGTACTGAAAATGGTCTAATCATTACTCCTCATATTGAAGGTGGTGATGTTGTTGAACCATTACGCGATCGTGTTCTTGGTCGTGTTGTTGCTGAAGATGTATTAAAACCTGGTTCTGACGAAGTTCTATTACCACGTAATACATTACTTGATGAAAAACTTTGTGATTTCTTAGAAGAGCACTCAGTTGATCAAATGAAAGTACGCTCTGTAATTACTTGTGACAATGACTTCGGTGTTTGTGCAGCTTGTTACGGTCGTGATTTAGCACGTGGTGTTATGGTTGGTCAAGGTGAAGCAGTTGGTGTTGTTGCAGCACAATCAATTGGTGAACCTGGTACACAGTTAACGATGCGTACATTCCACATTGGTGGTGCGGCATCGAGAGCCTCTGCAGAAAATAATATCCAAGTGAAAAACACGGGTACTATTAAGTTCCATAACGAAAAATTCGTTGAGAACGCAGATGGCAAACTGGTTATTACTTCACGTTCATCAGAAATTACGATTATTGATGAAAACGGTCGTACTAAAGAAAGCCATAAATTACCTTACGGTTCTGTTGTTGAATATAAAGACGGCGCAGCTGTTGAGTCTGGTAGCATTATTGCTAACTGGGACCCGCATACTCACCCAATCATCACCGAGGTGGCAGGTCAAATTAAGTTTGTTGACTTAATTGATAGTATCACGGTTACTAAGCAAACTGATGATCTAACTGGTCTATCTAGCACGGTAATTCTGGATCCTGCAGCACGTGTTGCCGCTGGTAAAGATTTACGTCCTATGGTTAAACTTGTTGATGCAGCAGGTAATGATTTATTCATTCCTGGTACAGAAGTTATTGCACAATACTTCTTACCTTCAAATGCAATCGTTAACTTAGAAGATGGCGCATTAGTGACTATTGGTGAAGCGTTAGCGCGTATTCCTCAAGAAAGCTCGAAAACACGTGATATTACGGGTGGTCTACCACGCGTAGCGGATCTGTTTGAAGCTCGTCAGCCAAAAGATGCTGCTATTTTAGCGGAAATCTCAGGTACTATTAGTTTCGGTAAAGAAACTAAAGGTAAACGTCGTCTAGTTATCACACCTACTGATGGTGCTGAAGCTTACGAAGAGATGATCCCTAAATGGCGTCACTTGAACGTGTTCGAAGGTGAGAAGGTTGCTAAAGGTGAAGTTATCGCCGATGGTCCTGAATCAGCACACGATATTCTACGTCTACGTGGTATTAGCCATGTTGCGAACTATATCGCGAACGAAGTTCAAGAAGTATACCGTTTACAAGGCGTAAAGATTAACGATAAGCACATTGAAACTATCGTTCGTCAAATGCTACGTAAAGCTAACGTAATCTCTGCTGGTGATAGTAACTTCTTACCAGGTGAGCAAGCTGAAGTTTCACGTCTGAAAATTGCTAACCGTCAGCTAGAAGCTGAAGGCAAGCAACCAGCCGTGTTCCAACACATGCTTATGGGTATTACTAAAGCGTCTCTTGCAACTGAATCATTTATCTCAGCTGCATCGTTCCAAGAAACAACACGTGTTCTAACAGACGCTGCTGTTCATGGTAAGATTGATGACCTTCGTGGTCTGAAAGAGAACGTTATCGTTGGTCGTCTGATCCCTGCAGGTACAGGCTTCTCTTATCACCAAGAACGTGCGAAAAAACGTGCTGGTAAAGTAGAAGAAGTAATGCAAGAAATCACTACTGATGAAGCTGAACAGAACTTAGCAAACCTACTAAATAACCTTTAA
- the thiC gene encoding thiamine biosynthesis protein ThiC → MSTTNINQSSNTKKLTRRENRENAQEFINNLSCEPFPNSEKFHLTGSRDNIQVAMRKINLDETLVAGSKDDPVYEQNESIPVYDTSGPYTDPAIEINVHQGLPKLRQQWIAERNDIEALEIVTSHFAQQRLADDGIDHIRFEHLPKPLKAIDGQNVTQMHYARKGIITPEMEYIAIRENMGRELIHNELLLKQHAGNDFGASIPEKITGEFVRDEVARGRAIIPANINHPESEPMIIGRNFLVKVNANIGNSSVTSSIEEEVEKLVWATRWGADTVMDLSTGRNIHETREWILRNSPVPIGTVPIYQALEKVNGIAEDLTWEVFRDTLIEQAEQGVDYFTIHAGVLLRYVPMTAKRLTGIVSRGGSIMAKWCLTHHKENFAYDHFEEICAICKAYDVSLSLGDGMRPGCAADANDEAQFAELETLGELTKVAWEQDVQVIIEGPGHIPMHMIKENVEKQLDICHEAPFYTLGPLTTDISPGYDHFTSGIGAAQIGWYGCAMLCYVTPKEHLGLPNKEDVKQGMITYKISAHAADLAKGFPGAQIRDNAMSKARFEFRWNDQFNLALDPDTARAYHDENIPQESGKVAHFCSMCGPKFCSMKISQDVRDYTAEQEKISIQLLDEVVVIDAEAGMTQMSEEFKKHGAELYLPPTHDAVNGRVTESTIEKVE, encoded by the coding sequence ATGTCTACTACCAATATAAATCAAAGCAGTAATACCAAAAAACTAACTCGCCGTGAAAATCGCGAAAATGCACAAGAGTTTATTAATAATCTCAGTTGTGAACCGTTTCCTAATTCAGAAAAATTTCATCTCACAGGTAGTCGTGACAATATTCAAGTGGCGATGCGGAAAATCAATCTGGACGAGACGTTAGTCGCAGGCAGTAAAGACGATCCGGTTTATGAGCAAAATGAATCTATCCCCGTTTACGATACATCGGGTCCCTATACCGATCCGGCTATTGAAATAAACGTACACCAAGGCTTACCAAAATTAAGACAACAATGGATCGCAGAGCGTAACGATATTGAAGCATTAGAGATCGTTACTTCGCACTTTGCCCAGCAGCGTCTTGCTGATGACGGCATTGACCATATCCGCTTTGAGCATTTACCAAAACCATTGAAAGCCATTGATGGTCAAAATGTCACCCAGATGCATTACGCACGTAAAGGGATCATTACTCCAGAAATGGAATACATCGCGATCCGTGAAAACATGGGACGTGAGTTGATCCATAACGAGCTGTTATTAAAACAACATGCCGGCAATGATTTTGGTGCCAGTATTCCGGAAAAAATCACAGGTGAATTTGTCCGTGATGAAGTAGCGCGTGGTCGTGCGATCATCCCTGCCAACATCAATCATCCAGAATCTGAGCCGATGATCATCGGTCGTAACTTTCTTGTAAAAGTAAACGCCAACATTGGTAATTCGTCAGTCACATCATCGATTGAAGAAGAAGTCGAGAAGCTAGTATGGGCGACACGCTGGGGTGCTGACACGGTAATGGACTTATCCACAGGCCGTAATATTCATGAAACGCGTGAGTGGATCCTCCGTAATTCACCTGTGCCGATTGGTACTGTGCCGATCTATCAGGCTCTAGAGAAGGTAAATGGGATCGCCGAGGATCTTACTTGGGAAGTATTCCGCGATACCTTGATCGAACAAGCTGAGCAAGGTGTTGACTACTTTACTATTCATGCTGGCGTATTGCTTCGATATGTACCAATGACGGCAAAACGTCTTACCGGGATCGTGTCGCGTGGTGGCTCGATTATGGCGAAATGGTGTTTGACGCATCATAAAGAAAACTTTGCTTATGACCATTTCGAAGAAATCTGTGCGATTTGTAAAGCTTATGATGTATCTCTGTCATTAGGTGATGGCATGCGTCCAGGTTGTGCGGCTGATGCGAATGATGAAGCCCAATTTGCTGAATTAGAAACCTTAGGTGAGTTAACGAAGGTCGCGTGGGAACAAGACGTACAAGTTATTATCGAAGGCCCAGGTCATATCCCAATGCACATGATTAAAGAGAATGTTGAAAAGCAGCTCGATATTTGTCATGAAGCGCCTTTTTATACCTTAGGTCCACTGACAACCGATATCTCACCGGGCTACGATCACTTTACGTCGGGTATTGGTGCTGCGCAAATCGGTTGGTACGGTTGTGCAATGTTGTGTTATGTGACACCCAAAGAACATTTAGGCCTACCGAATAAAGAAGACGTTAAGCAAGGTATGATCACTTATAAGATCTCTGCGCATGCGGCTGATTTAGCGAAAGGTTTCCCGGGTGCTCAAATCCGTGACAATGCGATGTCGAAAGCGCGTTTTGAATTCCGTTGGAATGATCAATTTAACCTAGCATTAGACCCTGATACTGCACGTGCTTATCACGATGAAAATATCCCTCAAGAATCCGGTAAAGTTGCGCATTTTTGCTCTATGTGTGGACCAAAATTTTGTTCAATGAAGATCTCACAAGATGTCCGTGATTACACTGCCGAGCAAGAAAAAATCAGTATTCAATTACTCGATGAAGTAGTTGTGATTGATGCCGAAGCTGGGATGACGCAGATGTCTGAAGAATTTAAAAAGCACGGTGCCGAATTATATCTACCACCAACACATGATGCGGTAAATGGTCGTGTGACTGAATCTACAATTGAGAAAGTGGAATAA